Genomic segment of Egibacteraceae bacterium:
ACTGGTGCCTCAACGTCACCACCGGCGCCGAGGGACAGGGTCAGGGCTGCCTGCTCCGGGCGTGCGAGCCGCTCGAGGGCCTCGACGTCATGCGCGCCCGCCGAGGGGGCCGCCCCGACCGGGAGCTCCTGCGCGGCCCGGCCCGCCTCGCACAGGCGTACGGCCTGGACGGCACCTGGAGCGGAGCGGACCTGTGCGACGGCGGGCCGCTCCACCTCGCCGACGACGGCGCCCGTCCCGCGCGCACGACCACCCCCCGCACGGGTGTCGCGACCGCCGCGGACCTGCCGTGGCG
This window contains:
- a CDS encoding DNA-3-methyladenine glycosylase, with amino-acid sequence MTPTPLARGFFARQATEVAPDLLGKLLVRSDDGLVARIVEAEAYLQSDPACHAHRGPTERNAPLFGPPGHAYVYFTYGMHWCLNVTTGAEGQGQGCLLRACEPLEGLDVMRARRGGRPDRELLRGPARLAQAYGLDGTWSGADLCDGGPLHLADDGARPARTTTPRTGVATAADLPWRFVVNGSAWASPYKRHRLA